The following proteins are co-located in the Castanea sativa cultivar Marrone di Chiusa Pesio chromosome 8, ASM4071231v1 genome:
- the LOC142608181 gene encoding putative xyloglucan endotransglucosylase/hydrolase protein 32 — protein sequence MPSYSIFLFMAPLLYLILSLMIASISAQGPPSPGYSPSSKINSITFDQGFRNLWGPQHQKVDQDTLTIWLDSSSGSGFKSLQTYRSGYFGAAVKLQPGYTAGVITSLYLSNNEDYPGNHDEIDIEFLGTTPDKPYTLQTNVYVKGSGDGTIIGREMKFHLWFDPTQDYHNYAIVWNPSEIIFLVDDVPIRRYPRKSDATFPLRPMYLYGSIWDASPWATEDGKYKADYQYQPFIGKYTNFKLGGCTANGPASCRPPSASPFSSSGLSGQQYSAMGWVQKNYLVYNYCQDPKRDHTLIPEC from the exons ATGCCATCTTATTCCATCTTCCTCTTCATGGCTCCTCTTTTGTACCTTATTCTCTCTTTGATGATTGCTTCAATCAGTGCTCAGGGTCCACCCTCACCAGGCTACAGCCCAAGTTCCAAAATTAACTCCATAACCTTTGATCAAGGCTTTAGGAACCTCTGGGGTCCTCAGCATCAGAAAGTAGACCAGGACACATTAACAATCTGGCTTGATAGTAGCTCAG GAAGTGGGTTCAAGTCCTTACAAACATATCGATCAGGGTACTTTGGTGCAGCCGTCAAGCTCCAACCCGGTTATACTGCAGGAGTCATTACATCACTCTAT CTTTCAAACAACGAAGACTACCCCGGGAACCATGATGAAATCGACATTGAGTTCCTTGGAACTACACCAGATAAGCCATATACTTTGCAAACGAATGTATATGTCAAAGGAAGTGGAGATGGAACTATTATTGGAAGAGAGATGAAGTTTCATCTCTGGTTTGATCCTACACAAGATTATCACAACTATGCTATAGTGTGGAACCCCAGTGAGATAAT TTTCCTAGTGGATGATGTGCCAATTAGGAGGTATCCAAGAAAAAGTGATGCTACATTTCCATTAAGGCCCATGTATTTGTACGGTTCAATTTGGGATGCATCACCCTGGGCAACTGAGGATGGAAAATACAAAGCTGATTATCAGTACCAACCCTTCATTGGTAAATACACAAATTTCAAACTAGGCGGCTGCACTGCCAATGGACCCGCCTCATGCCGACCGCCCTCTGCCTCGCCGTTTAGCTCCAGCGGCCTAAGCGGACAGCAGTACTCGGCCATGGGATGGGTCCAGAAAAATTATTTGGTTTACAACTATTGTCAGGATCCAAAGAGAGACCACACCCTTATACCTGAGTGTTAG